A part of Prionailurus viverrinus isolate Anna chromosome E1, UM_Priviv_1.0, whole genome shotgun sequence genomic DNA contains:
- the LYRM9 gene encoding LYR motif-containing protein 9 gives MAPLPGAELVQRPLQLYRYLLRCCRQLPTKGIQEHYRHAVRQSFRVHSDEDSPERIQQIIKRAIEDADWIMNKYKKQN, from the exons ATGGCCCCACTCCCAGGGGCAGAGCTGGTCCAGAGGCCACTGCAGCTCTACCGATACCTGCTGCGCTGTTGCCGACAGCTGCCCACCAAGGGCATCCAGGAGCATTACAGACATGCGGTCAGGCAG AGTTTCCGGGTTCATTCAGATGAAGACAGTCCTGAGAGAATCCAGCAGATTATTAAAAGAGCCATTGAAGACGCCGACTGGATCATGAACAAA tataaaaaacaaaactga